The genomic region CCATGTTTTACCCCAGGGAAAATGGAAACCAAAGTCTTTCGCCAGATCCTCAGCAGACACCAGACCCTCAATCACTTTAACCAATCCAATGAAAACCCTCTTTGGTTTTTTGGAAATAGGTTTAGCGAAGTGAGAGAGATAAAACCCCAGACCATCAGCTGCCATACCAACTATGGGCATATTAGGTTTACTCTGCTTTGGTAGCACACATCTAGCAGTAACATGAGTATCCTTACGGCAGATATCGCACCATAAAAGCATTGAAACAATTTCTAGCATGATGCCCTTCAACTCCACATTTTTGGCAAAAAGCGGGACGAGCAAGATCAAGTTCTTTCTTCAAAGAAGTAGGAGACGAGATGTGATTACCAGATTGAGTGCCATCACCCGAAGAAGAAGACATCAATCCCTCTTGGGGGTCAGCTTTTCCCATCTGCGGTTTCAATCTCCAGCTAAGATTGCGATTCCGATTCCAAGATTGGGACCCTTGGGCAGAATCTTTCTGTCCCCATCGATCCCAGGAGGGATTGGGGATGTTCTTGTTTTTCGGATCCATCCCGCCAAGATTCTTGCTATTGCGGACAACACCCGACCCCAATCGAGGCCACTCTTCTTCAGGCACCGGGGGGCGAAAGGAGGTTATGCACCAACCTCCATGGAAATCAGATCGAGAGGAGACAGGGAGCGACCAAAGACACGAGAGGAAAGCGGCACAGTGGGGGAAAGAGTACGAACTCACAAAGTCGGGAGCAAACCCTAACCTGGACTTGGAGGCCGTAGCGTCAGAGGTCGCGGCGGGGAGAGGAATCCGCGATGACTGGGTTAGGGTTGGAGCAAGTGGTGAAATGCACTGGCTCCATCCAGTCCAAGAAACCGAAGAGGCGAAAGGAGCGGGCGTGCGACAACCATGGGCCGCACAGGCAACAGTAGATGATAGCCCACCGAGTCCAGTACGCGCACCACCGGGACCATGCGCGACAGGAGCGGGGGCACACGGAGAAGAAGGCGCCTCGGCCCagggtgtttttcgcctttttcGCGCTCCCCCGTCCTCTTGGCACTAAGTTACCTGATGATTCGAACACTCTCAGTGAATGTTCCTGAATCAGTAGCCATTTATATATATCATGAAGTGGATTGGGAAGGAGCCGAACGAAGTTGAACTGTTGAATGACAGCGAATCTGAGGATAGAGCAGAAGTTGAACTGCTGAAGGACAACAAAATAGCAGAGTTTGAGTGCAATTCCGGGGAGCTAACTTGGGGGCTTACAtgcaaaaaaaacaaaaaaaacttgAGTCCTCCGTTAGGTCAAGAGATGTGCGGTCCAGATCGATCGGTATTTGCAGATTGGTGCGTCCACACGAGAGTTTACGGCGGCCCAAACCCCCCAAATCCAGTTCCATCCCAATCGCCGAGAAGGGGAAGCCAAAtcgatggcggcggcggcggccggcggcgagaacagcggcgcgggcgcgggcgcgggcgagggcGAGTTCTACCTGCGGTACTACGTGGGGCACAAGGGCAAGTTCGGGCACGAGTTCCTCGAGTTCGAGTTCCGCCCCGACGGCAAGCTCCGCTACGCCAACAACTCCAACTACAAGAACGACACCATGATCCGCAAGGAGGTCTTCGTCTCCCCCTCCGTCCTCCGCGAGGCCAGGAGGATCATCCAGGAGTCCGATGTATGTGGGGCGCACCCGTTTCTCTTCCTTGTTCATCAGCAGCAGCGATTGGGTCCTCGGTCTCTCGCGAAAACATAGCTAGGGTTTGTGGCCGTAGAGCGGATTTCTTTCTCTTTATGTTGTGATTGGTTGACCCACCCACCCACACCGCAGATCATGAAGGAGGACGACAGCAACTGGCCTGAGCCCGACCGCATCGGCCGACAGGAGCTCGAGATCGTCATGGGCAACGAACACATTTCATTCACCACTTCCAAGATCGGCTCCCTCGTCGATGTCCAGTCCAGCAAGGACCCGGAGGGACTCCGGATCTTCTACTACCTCGTCCAGGTTCGCCCTCACCCGCAAATACCGACACTGTTTGTTCACCGGCAAATAACCTCTACCTATGACGCATTGATAACAAGTACACGAGCCATAGGATAGAATTTCTCTACATCCAGGACAACAAGCAGCTAAGAACATGCTCGTTTGTTACTGTTGTGCACTTTATACTACTGGTAACTTTCAGAACTAGTATGGCCTTGATGTTAGATTGTCGCTTAGCCAGACATTGGTTCGTATTCACCACAGACTGGGGATCCTTCTGATGGCTCTGCCATGGTTAAATTGAATTGTTTAGCTGCTGAGGCTAGATGCAGATAGCATAGCAGGCAACATTTGTTCATGTTTTTTAAGCAACGCTGACCTGTGGGCACCAGAGGAATATTTAAATTAGGTTTAATTACCTTGAGTTGAGGTGAGGTGATCGAGTTTCTTTGGAGGAGAAAGAAGTTACTTATCTGCCCTAGGACAACTGATTTTATACTAAAGCTGATGAAAACTGCACAATGTAAATGTTCAACAAGAAAAGGGTCGCCCCTCTGAGGTGAACTGTTTCTTGACAACATTTAGTTCCATATGGCCCATTGTTCTGTACTCATCAAATCTGATAAAAAAAATTTCCCTTGTTGGAGTTTTAGCAGAAACATGTGTCATTTTTTTGAAAAAGGATCGTTATTTTCTGAGTGTTTTTTTACATGTCATACTCAACAGTTCGAAAACTGCCGTATCTATATTATCATGTGTGTGTTCTTTCCACACGGAGGGTGGAGAGCATTTTGGGAACACTATTATACGTCTATACCTGTCATATATTTGCTCGTCAACATAATCTGAACAGTATCACATAATTTCACTTCCTGGGGGTACTATAAAGCTCTTGGATGCAAGGGAAAAGTATGGAAAATCGTTTTATGTCTGGCACTACCTTTCTTCTAGAAACTTAGCCAGTTGTCTACTTTACAGGTACAGCCTAACGATCGACTTGGATGTCAAAGCATGATTTCTTTTGTTGTAAGCTCGTAGTTGGTTAAGTATTGTTACATGTCAATACTTCTATCTGAGGAAATAATTTTCATCTAATATAAACAGCTAGTGGTTCAATTGGTTTGTTACATCTACAATTTGCCAGTACGTGTGCTCATTGAATCTGATAAAAAAATTGTTATGTGAAGGCTCATTACCCTTTCTTTTTCTTATAAGCCCCTTGGAGTTTCAGCAGCAAAATGTATCCCTTTGAATCTGATAAAAAATTGTTACATCTACAATTTGCCAGTACGTGTGCTCATTGAATCTGATAAAAAATTTGTTATGTGAAGGCTCATTACCCTTTCTTTTTCTTATAAGCCCCTTGGAGTTTCAGCAGCAAAATGTATCCCTTTACTTTTCAATAGTTGAAAAATATGTTGTAACTATATTATCTTGTGTTTTTTTCGATGACTCGTGGTTGTGGTGGGGTGGGGAACACTTTACTATACCTGACATATATATGCTCTTCATCATCAATCAACATAACAATATCCCACAATTTCACTTCCTGGGGGGTGGGGGCATCTAAAGTTCAAACCAGATGCAGGAAAACTGTATGGGCAATGGTTTTACGTTTATTCTAGTACTACCTTTCTTCAAGAAACTTAGCACTTTAAAACCTACCAATCGACATAGATGTCACAGCATGGTTTCTTTTATTGTAAATAAGTAGAGTTGATGGATGATTGCTGTTTGTTGGAAACGTAGTCAGGTGTCATGGTTTTTACACAGTAGATCTGATTGAGCTTATGTAGGCCAAGCATAATACATGTCAATACTTAAGAAACAGCTATTGGTTCAGTACTTCAGTTGGTTGTTTCTGAAACTAGAAATGTTCTTTTT from Zea mays cultivar B73 chromosome 6, Zm-B73-REFERENCE-NAM-5.0, whole genome shotgun sequence harbors:
- the LOC100279432 gene encoding protein mago nashi produces the protein MAAAAAGGENSGAGAGAGEGEFYLRYYVGHKGKFGHEFLEFEFRPDGKLRYANNSNYKNDTMIRKEVFVSPSVLREARRIIQESDIMKEDDSNWPEPDRIGRQELEIVMGNEHISFTTSKIGSLVDVQSSKDPEGLRIFYYLVQDLKCFVFSLINLHFKIKPIQS